A genomic region of Planococcus kocurii contains the following coding sequences:
- a CDS encoding YtxH domain-containing protein — protein MSKNKNFYNQSDANDSQYNKDYYTQGGQYSQNSGRSYQQSDYVPQSYGASNRYDDLYDYEESDGGSSFLVGILVGGVIGAAAALFLAPKSGKEFQADLKTQATTLKEKASQQTDFNDDGSGGFAKQLKEQSTKVVDKVKNMKAGNSPMDDGTASSEGEESIDIHSTIQNSSADFDAFTSTANALKEAVEEVKEEKKSSSSNSANTGSNMNSNTASASKGPNTTSSNNNSNKSSNPTTNYDKKN, from the coding sequence ATGAGTAAAAACAAAAACTTTTATAATCAATCTGATGCGAACGATTCACAGTATAATAAGGATTACTATACGCAAGGTGGCCAGTACAGCCAAAATAGTGGCAGAAGCTATCAGCAGAGCGACTATGTACCTCAGTCATACGGAGCTTCAAACCGTTACGACGATCTTTACGACTATGAAGAATCAGATGGAGGTTCAAGTTTCTTGGTTGGTATTTTGGTTGGGGGAGTTATCGGAGCTGCAGCTGCGTTATTTCTTGCTCCTAAATCAGGAAAAGAATTCCAAGCTGATCTTAAAACTCAAGCAACTACATTAAAAGAAAAAGCCTCTCAGCAGACAGACTTTAATGACGATGGTTCAGGTGGATTCGCAAAACAGCTAAAAGAACAATCAACAAAAGTAGTTGATAAAGTAAAAAATATGAAGGCTGGTAATTCACCGATGGACGATGGAACCGCTTCATCAGAAGGCGAAGAGTCGATTGACATTCATTCGACAATTCAAAATTCATCTGCCGACTTTGATGCGTTCACTTCCACAGCCAACGCTTTAAAAGAAGCGGTTGAAGAAGTAAAAGAAGAAAAAAAATCAAGCTCGTCAAATTCTGCCAACACAGGCAGCAACATGAACAGCAACACAGCAAGTGCGAGCAAGGGTCCAAATACGACCAGCAGCAACAACAACAGCAATAAATCATCAAATCCAACGACTAATTACGATAAAAAGAATTAA
- a CDS encoding DUF84 family protein codes for MRKNRVAIASKNSAKITAVSNVFKNLEWAVDLSAVDAESEVSAQPFSQQETRQGAVNRAKNALGDQDFAIGLEGGVYEVEEILYLCNWGALATQDGRLITAAGAQIPLPEEIAAGLRSGTELGTIMDDYANESGIRHHKGAIGILTDGLVNRGEMFGHVVKLLIGQYQRDGD; via the coding sequence ATGAGAAAAAATCGTGTAGCAATTGCATCAAAAAATTCTGCGAAAATTACGGCAGTGTCAAATGTATTTAAAAACCTAGAATGGGCTGTTGATTTATCCGCTGTAGATGCTGAATCGGAAGTTTCAGCACAGCCTTTTTCTCAGCAAGAAACGCGTCAAGGAGCAGTTAACAGAGCCAAAAATGCATTAGGAGATCAAGATTTCGCTATCGGGCTAGAAGGCGGAGTATATGAAGTTGAAGAGATTTTATACTTATGCAATTGGGGGGCGTTAGCAACTCAAGACGGACGTTTGATTACAGCAGCGGGTGCTCAAATTCCACTACCAGAGGAAATTGCAGCAGGTCTTCGTTCGGGTACTGAACTTGGTACAATCATGGATGACTACGCCAACGAAAGTGGAATCCGTCATCATAAAGGAGCCATTGGTATTTTAACGGATGGTCTTGTTAATCGAGGAGAAATGTTCGGTCACGTTGTTAAATTATTAATTGGGCAGTATCAGAGAGACGGCGATTAA
- the murC gene encoding UDP-N-acetylmuramate--L-alanine ligase: MTVLHFTGIKGSGMSPLAQIMHDMGEHVQGSDIEQHFFTEDRLRERGITILPFDANNIEKEMTIIAGNAFGDDHPELVQARELGATIIRYHQFLGDLMRQYVSVAITGAHGKTSTTGLMAHVLAGYKPVSYLIGDGTGVGQEDSHFFVAEACEYRRHFLAYHPDYAIMTNIDFDHPDYFTGIDDVFKAFEEMAQQVKKCIIACGDDEYLQRIQAPIPVVYYGFGEENDFQARNVTKTVEGTTFDVVIRNEFFHTFTLPMFGDHAILNALAVISLCHYENIPADIIQQQFEDFEGVKRRFTQSAIGDRILIDDYAHHPTEIRATLQSARQKYPERELIAIFQPHTFTRTQTFLQEFADCLAEADQVYLCDIFGSAREKVGTLKIQDLAEKIEGSHLLQLEEVDLLAKHGNAVYLFMGAGDVTKFQEAFENGLNTGKTV, translated from the coding sequence ATGACAGTTTTACATTTTACCGGAATCAAAGGTTCTGGTATGAGTCCACTTGCCCAAATCATGCATGATATGGGAGAACACGTACAAGGCTCGGATATTGAGCAACATTTTTTTACAGAAGATCGATTACGCGAAAGAGGCATTACCATTTTGCCGTTTGATGCAAACAATATAGAAAAAGAGATGACCATTATTGCAGGAAATGCATTTGGTGATGATCATCCTGAGTTGGTTCAAGCACGTGAATTAGGTGCTACGATTATTCGGTATCATCAGTTCCTAGGGGATTTGATGCGCCAATACGTATCAGTTGCCATTACAGGAGCGCATGGTAAAACATCGACGACAGGCTTAATGGCGCATGTCTTAGCTGGCTATAAACCTGTGTCGTATTTAATAGGAGACGGAACAGGCGTCGGACAAGAAGATTCTCATTTCTTCGTCGCAGAAGCTTGCGAATACCGTCGACATTTTTTGGCTTATCACCCAGATTACGCAATTATGACCAATATCGATTTCGATCATCCCGATTATTTTACGGGAATTGATGATGTCTTTAAGGCATTTGAAGAAATGGCGCAGCAAGTGAAGAAATGCATCATTGCTTGTGGTGATGATGAATACTTGCAACGGATTCAAGCACCAATCCCTGTCGTTTACTACGGCTTTGGGGAAGAAAATGACTTCCAAGCGAGAAATGTTACGAAAACCGTTGAGGGTACTACTTTTGATGTCGTGATTCGTAATGAGTTTTTTCATACATTTACGCTACCGATGTTTGGAGATCATGCGATCTTAAATGCGTTAGCAGTTATTTCGCTTTGCCATTATGAAAACATTCCTGCAGATATCATTCAGCAGCAATTTGAAGATTTTGAAGGAGTAAAGCGTAGATTCACACAATCAGCAATTGGTGATCGAATTTTAATCGATGACTATGCGCATCATCCGACAGAAATCCGGGCAACTTTACAATCCGCTCGCCAAAAATATCCGGAGCGTGAACTTATCGCTATTTTCCAGCCACATACATTTACGCGGACACAAACTTTCTTACAAGAGTTCGCTGATTGCCTGGCTGAAGCAGATCAGGTTTATCTTTGTGACATCTTTGGTTCTGCACGCGAAAAAGTAGGGACGCTTAAAATTCAAGATTTAGCTGAGAAAATCGAAGGCAGTCATTTGCTACAGTTAGAAGAGGTAGACTTACTAGCCAAGCATGGTAACGCAGTTTATTTGTTCATGGGTGCGGGAGACGTCACTAAATTCCAAGAAGCATTCGAAAATGGATTGAATACAGGAAAAACAGTTTAA
- the trmB gene encoding tRNA (guanosine(46)-N7)-methyltransferase TrmB has translation MRSRFKPWAADLLDNHPEIVIPDPEQQKGKWNEVFGNNQPLHIEAGTGKGRFIIGMAKANPDINYIGIELFDSVIVTALETVLEQENGVPNLRLLKVNAKKIADYFEKGEVDRLYLNFSDPWPKTRHAKRRLTHESFLKLYEAVLPKKGEIHFKTDNRKLFEYSLTSISEYGMLLKEVSLDLHDNEPEWNIMTEYEEKFSKKGQPIYRMEAQFSGS, from the coding sequence ATGAGATCACGTTTTAAACCATGGGCAGCAGATTTGCTCGATAATCACCCGGAGATTGTTATACCAGATCCAGAACAACAAAAAGGCAAGTGGAACGAAGTTTTTGGCAATAATCAGCCGCTTCATATCGAAGCAGGGACCGGTAAAGGCCGCTTTATTATTGGAATGGCAAAAGCAAATCCAGACATCAACTACATCGGCATCGAACTGTTTGATAGTGTCATCGTCACAGCTCTTGAGACAGTTCTTGAACAAGAAAACGGCGTTCCAAACTTACGGCTTTTAAAAGTTAATGCAAAAAAAATTGCTGATTATTTCGAAAAAGGTGAAGTGGACAGACTCTACTTAAATTTTTCGGATCCGTGGCCAAAAACACGTCACGCAAAACGCCGGTTGACACATGAATCATTTCTTAAATTATATGAAGCCGTATTACCTAAAAAAGGCGAAATTCACTTTAAGACTGACAATAGAAAACTGTTCGAATATTCACTCACGAGTATTTCTGAATATGGTATGTTATTAAAAGAGGTGTCATTGGATCTTCATGACAATGAGCCTGAATGGAACATCATGACCGAGTACGAAGAAAAATTCTCGAAAAAAGGCCAACCAATTTACCGAATGGAAGCACAGTTTTCAGGTAGTTGA
- a CDS encoding M42 family metallopeptidase: MHTETLEMFKILTELPGAPGNEHAVRKFMRQELGKYADRLLQDNLGSVFGVKDGQEDGPRIMVAGHMDEVGFMVTQITDNGMIRFQPLGGWWNQVMLATRVDIMAGDTVIPGVIGSIPPHLLSEELRSKPMDIKNMLIDIGADDKQDALALGIQPGQQIVPFSPFTPMANDKKIMAKAWDNRYGCGLAIELLKELKDEKLPNQLFSGATVMEEVGLRGAQTAATMIKPDLFFALDASPANDATGDKNEFGQLGQGTLLRILDKSMVTHRGMREFILDTAETHNIPYQYFVSQGGTDAGRVHTANEGIPSSVIGICSRYIHTSASIIHTDDYAAAKELLVKLIKATDRTTLETIQKNV, encoded by the coding sequence ATGCATACTGAAACTCTTGAAATGTTTAAAATCTTAACCGAACTACCAGGAGCACCAGGAAATGAACACGCTGTCCGTAAATTTATGCGACAAGAGCTGGGGAAATACGCTGACCGCTTGCTTCAAGACAATTTAGGAAGCGTTTTCGGCGTTAAAGATGGTCAAGAAGACGGCCCGCGTATTATGGTTGCTGGCCATATGGATGAAGTGGGATTCATGGTCACCCAAATTACCGATAATGGCATGATTCGTTTTCAGCCTTTAGGTGGCTGGTGGAACCAAGTGATGCTAGCTACGCGTGTAGACATTATGGCAGGCGACACGGTAATTCCAGGTGTGATCGGCTCTATTCCTCCACACTTATTAAGCGAAGAACTTCGCAGTAAGCCAATGGACATTAAGAACATGTTGATTGATATTGGTGCCGATGATAAACAAGATGCACTGGCACTTGGCATCCAACCTGGGCAACAAATTGTGCCATTCAGCCCATTTACTCCAATGGCTAATGATAAGAAAATTATGGCGAAAGCATGGGATAATCGTTATGGCTGTGGCTTAGCGATTGAACTTTTAAAAGAACTAAAAGATGAAAAACTACCGAACCAATTGTTCTCAGGCGCTACAGTGATGGAAGAAGTTGGTTTGCGAGGAGCACAGACAGCAGCAACGATGATCAAACCAGATTTATTTTTTGCACTAGATGCCAGTCCGGCCAATGATGCAACAGGCGATAAAAATGAGTTTGGCCAGCTTGGTCAAGGAACATTATTACGTATTCTAGACAAGAGCATGGTCACTCATCGTGGTATGCGTGAATTTATATTGGATACAGCCGAAACACATAATATTCCGTATCAATATTTTGTTTCACAAGGTGGAACAGATGCAGGACGAGTACATACAGCCAATGAAGGAATTCCAAGCTCAGTAATTGGAATTTGCTCTCGCTACATTCATACTTCAGCGTCAATCATTCACACAGACGATTATGCAGCAGCTAAAGAGTTATTAGTGAAGCTTATAAAAGCGACAGATCGAACAACGCTTGAAACCATCCAAAAAAATGTCTAA
- a CDS encoding DUF948 domain-containing protein, which translates to MDWQILLYIAAIVAAIGFLVLCIALAMTLNSLKNTLKEVSGTVAGLENQLQGVTLETTNLLHKTNELAEDIQVKSEKLNGVVDAVKGVGNSVTDLNSTVRRITSSVGVHVEQNEDKIAQVVQWGNVAMGIRDKWNERKIYEARANAASVPVPGQKKLPHNEQY; encoded by the coding sequence ATGGATTGGCAAATTTTGCTTTACATTGCCGCGATCGTGGCCGCTATTGGATTCTTAGTTCTATGCATAGCGTTGGCAATGACATTAAATTCGTTGAAAAACACATTAAAAGAAGTTTCAGGTACCGTAGCCGGTCTTGAAAATCAATTGCAGGGGGTAACGTTGGAAACAACAAACCTATTGCATAAAACAAATGAACTAGCTGAAGACATTCAAGTGAAATCAGAAAAATTAAACGGTGTCGTAGATGCAGTAAAAGGTGTCGGCAACTCAGTTACTGATTTAAACTCTACTGTCCGTCGCATTACGTCAAGCGTTGGAGTGCATGTAGAACAAAATGAAGATAAGATTGCTCAAGTTGTTCAATGGGGCAACGTGGCTATGGGAATCCGTGATAAGTGGAACGAGCGTAAAATCTACGAAGCTCGTGCGAATGCTGCTTCGGTACCTGTACCTGGACAAAAAAAATTACCTCATAACGAACAATATTAA
- a CDS encoding DNA translocase FtsK has protein sequence MSWIKNVWNRMFTDDTEEFEEEEIISETPPTVKKEKAPFRFPLIPDEEKEGFIHDVKRAAPRQEKPFFNERERETSRKEPVFPIEKKVMGPKEAPIRQSTIANRKNAELPVNKTRRFEPTRIASPIHGFNTARPAPTQKLGEDREEKISRQLLDEAIEEKARSGWHKPKAPIEHEIAPIFEKKEEPIIAVAKAVETTESIEESVVINVSEEEPAEVSIVEEKQDERIVPPFSPIKTAPVAAATEENNELETISEPTIELSAVTELKIDEEQSESAMARELPAQEQQPSTEAMSTPAPKREKTVPFNVLMLKSDKELLKNKTKPLSDVPPHDEQLVTTPLSEKKTVNLVDQPSHAFNSVSEAESQAYQLPLLEYLMAPENDRKDDVWMDEQGIRLIEALSHFQIKAEILSIVQGPAVTQFELKVAQGIKVSKIRNLADDLKLALAARDIRIQAPIPGKSSIGIEIPNRTSRAVRISEIIGSAIFEESDSPLEAALGLDLTGKPVTLDLRKMPHGLIAGATGSGKSVCINSLLVSLLYKSSPRDLKLLLIDPKMVELAPYNHIPHLVSPVITDVKAATASLKWAVEEMERRYQLFAHSGVRDISRYNKLVKEKGDYVQHLPYILIVIDELADLMMMSPSDVEDSICRIAQKARACGIHLVIATQRPSVDVITGLIKSNIPTRIAFSVSSQVDSRTILDSQGAERLLGRGDMLYLGNGMSAPNRLQGTFVTDDEIEKVIEHVRLQGKPEYFFREEELIKRSESPAEQDDLFEEACRFIMTQGSASTSLLQRKFHIGYNRAARLMDLIEKHGFISEQNGSKARSVLITENDIEEVFR, from the coding sequence ATGAGCTGGATTAAAAATGTATGGAATCGCATGTTCACAGATGACACCGAGGAGTTCGAAGAAGAAGAAATTATCTCTGAAACGCCCCCGACTGTAAAAAAAGAAAAAGCACCTTTTCGCTTTCCACTTATTCCAGATGAAGAAAAAGAGGGTTTTATTCACGATGTAAAACGCGCAGCACCGCGTCAAGAAAAGCCGTTTTTCAATGAACGTGAAAGAGAAACATCTCGAAAAGAGCCTGTATTTCCCATAGAAAAAAAAGTGATGGGGCCAAAAGAGGCACCAATCCGTCAATCGACAATTGCCAATCGGAAAAATGCCGAATTGCCGGTCAATAAGACGCGCCGGTTTGAACCAACTCGTATCGCTTCACCGATTCACGGCTTTAATACGGCTCGACCTGCACCTACTCAAAAGTTAGGAGAGGACAGAGAAGAAAAGATAAGCCGTCAGTTGCTAGATGAAGCTATAGAAGAAAAGGCTAGAAGCGGATGGCATAAACCGAAAGCGCCAATCGAACACGAGATTGCTCCAATTTTTGAAAAAAAGGAAGAACCGATAATAGCGGTTGCCAAAGCTGTTGAAACTACAGAATCAATCGAAGAGTCTGTAGTAATCAATGTTTCCGAAGAAGAGCCAGCTGAAGTTTCTATTGTAGAAGAGAAGCAAGATGAACGGATAGTACCGCCCTTTTCACCGATAAAAACGGCACCAGTAGCAGCTGCTACGGAGGAAAACAATGAATTAGAAACAATATCAGAGCCTACGATCGAGTTGTCCGCAGTAACAGAGCTGAAAATTGACGAAGAGCAGTCCGAATCAGCAATGGCTAGAGAGTTACCGGCACAGGAACAACAGCCATCAACTGAAGCAATGTCAACACCTGCGCCAAAACGCGAAAAAACCGTGCCATTTAATGTGCTAATGCTTAAATCAGACAAAGAACTGTTAAAAAACAAAACTAAACCATTGTCAGATGTTCCACCGCATGATGAGCAACTAGTAACAACGCCACTATCGGAAAAAAAAACGGTAAATTTAGTTGATCAGCCTTCACATGCCTTCAATTCAGTATCAGAAGCTGAATCTCAAGCTTATCAGCTGCCACTCTTAGAATATTTGATGGCTCCTGAAAACGATCGTAAAGATGATGTTTGGATGGATGAGCAAGGCATACGGTTAATCGAAGCATTGTCTCATTTTCAGATTAAAGCTGAAATTTTAAGTATCGTCCAAGGTCCAGCTGTAACGCAGTTCGAGTTGAAAGTTGCACAAGGCATAAAAGTTAGCAAAATTCGCAATTTAGCGGATGATTTAAAATTGGCGTTAGCAGCTAGAGATATTCGAATTCAAGCGCCAATTCCTGGGAAAAGTTCCATTGGAATTGAAATTCCGAATCGCACAAGTCGTGCTGTACGGATTTCTGAAATTATCGGTAGTGCTATTTTTGAAGAGTCGGATTCTCCACTCGAAGCGGCTCTTGGGCTGGACTTGACTGGCAAGCCGGTCACGCTTGATTTACGTAAAATGCCTCATGGCTTAATTGCGGGTGCTACAGGTTCTGGGAAATCGGTGTGCATCAATTCGTTGCTGGTCAGCTTGTTATATAAATCATCACCAAGAGACTTGAAGCTGTTGCTAATCGATCCGAAAATGGTCGAGCTGGCACCGTATAATCATATACCGCATCTAGTCAGTCCCGTTATTACTGATGTCAAAGCGGCAACTGCATCATTAAAATGGGCAGTTGAAGAAATGGAACGACGCTATCAATTGTTCGCACATAGTGGTGTGCGTGATATTAGTCGCTACAATAAATTAGTGAAAGAAAAAGGAGATTACGTGCAGCATTTGCCGTATATCTTAATTGTGATTGATGAATTAGCCGATTTAATGATGATGTCTCCTTCAGATGTCGAAGATTCTATTTGTCGGATTGCACAAAAAGCTCGCGCTTGCGGTATCCATTTAGTGATTGCGACTCAACGTCCGTCTGTAGATGTGATTACAGGATTGATCAAATCCAATATTCCGACACGTATTGCGTTTTCGGTTTCATCGCAAGTAGATAGTCGCACGATACTGGATTCTCAAGGTGCAGAGCGTCTTCTTGGACGAGGAGACATGTTGTATCTTGGAAACGGAATGTCGGCTCCAAATCGTTTACAAGGGACGTTTGTTACCGATGACGAAATTGAAAAAGTCATTGAGCATGTCAGATTGCAAGGCAAGCCTGAATACTTTTTTAGAGAAGAAGAATTGATCAAGCGAAGTGAGTCTCCTGCTGAACAGGATGACCTGTTTGAAGAGGCTTGTCGATTCATCATGACACAAGGAAGTGCATCCACATCGCTGTTGCAGAGGAAGTTCCATATTGGCTATAATCGAGCTGCGCGGTTAATGGATTTAATCGAAAAACATGGTTTTATTTCAGAGCAGAATGGGAGCAAAGCTCGGTCAGTGTTAATTACAGAAAACGATATTGAAGAAGTATTTCGGTAA
- a CDS encoding PepSY domain-containing protein: MKNRDLLIGFATGIAASYLAKEVYNRTEKLYPADDVLKEVKSAFKEEGPIDGSWIFMKTEPYKQHALTTEVYKGGITRHKEDELQQFEFLADAFTGAVIEVKQV, translated from the coding sequence GTGAAAAATCGTGATTTACTTATTGGATTTGCTACAGGCATCGCAGCTTCGTATTTAGCAAAAGAAGTCTATAATCGTACAGAAAAGCTATATCCAGCAGATGACGTATTAAAAGAAGTTAAATCTGCATTTAAAGAAGAAGGCCCTATTGATGGTTCTTGGATTTTTATGAAAACCGAGCCTTATAAGCAGCATGCATTAACAACCGAAGTCTATAAAGGCGGTATTACTCGCCATAAAGAAGATGAACTTCAACAATTCGAATTTTTAGCTGATGCTTTTACCGGTGCAGTGATCGAAGTAAAACAAGTATAA
- a CDS encoding thioredoxin family protein: MRSLQSTDEFHELTKQKKVVFMFTAAWCPDCRVIDPIMPDIEKKFSAYTFISVDRDQFIDLCIEQDIYGIPSFLGFANGQETGRFVSKDRKTQAEIEEFVSNLSQ, from the coding sequence ATGAGAAGCTTGCAATCTACGGATGAATTTCACGAATTAACGAAGCAAAAAAAGGTTGTTTTTATGTTCACTGCAGCATGGTGTCCAGATTGCCGTGTAATTGATCCAATCATGCCTGATATCGAAAAGAAGTTTTCAGCTTATACGTTTATATCAGTGGATCGCGACCAGTTTATCGATTTGTGTATTGAGCAAGATATTTATGGCATTCCTAGTTTTCTTGGTTTTGCAAATGGACAGGAAACGGGACGCTTTGTTAGCAAAGACCGTAAAACACAGGCAGAAATCGAAGAGTTTGTTTCGAATTTGTCGCAATAA
- a CDS encoding DUF1444 family protein, whose product MKSTELFNILRERMPSRQLEWRFDREQDVVNIQHKELGKGMSISLPQVINRFEAKGDAAIQEIVYTITETFEAMEKEAKGEMKSTEHIFPVIRSTSFPTESNEGHKFITAEHTAETRVYFALDAGTTYRLIDENVVNSLSLTEEQIKEIAKFQVKKLKTAVKEDHVAGNIFYFLNENDGYDASRILNESFLKEMKAKITGDMTVSVPHQDVLIIGDIRNETGYDVLAQMAMHFFTNGKVPITSLSFIYENDELEPIFIMAKNRPNEENDKK is encoded by the coding sequence ATGAAATCTACTGAACTTTTTAATATATTAAGAGAGCGTATGCCAAGCCGCCAACTAGAATGGCGCTTTGACCGCGAACAAGATGTTGTCAACATTCAACACAAAGAACTCGGTAAAGGCATGAGTATTTCCTTGCCGCAAGTAATCAACCGATTCGAAGCAAAAGGTGATGCCGCGATTCAAGAAATCGTTTATACCATTACAGAAACTTTTGAAGCGATGGAAAAAGAAGCGAAAGGAGAAATGAAATCGACCGAACATATTTTTCCGGTTATTCGCTCAACTTCTTTCCCAACTGAATCTAACGAGGGCCATAAATTTATCACAGCTGAACATACTGCAGAAACACGCGTTTATTTTGCTTTAGATGCTGGTACTACCTATCGCTTAATTGATGAAAATGTGGTAAATTCATTAAGTCTCACAGAAGAGCAAATTAAGGAAATTGCGAAATTTCAAGTGAAGAAACTAAAAACTGCTGTGAAAGAAGACCATGTTGCTGGCAATATCTTTTATTTTCTTAACGAAAACGATGGTTATGACGCTTCAAGAATTTTGAACGAATCGTTTTTAAAAGAAATGAAAGCTAAAATTACAGGGGATATGACCGTATCTGTACCTCATCAAGATGTATTGATTATAGGCGATATCCGAAATGAAACGGGATACGACGTGCTCGCGCAAATGGCTATGCATTTCTTTACGAATGGCAAAGTGCCGATCACTTCCTTATCGTTCATTTATGAAAATGACGAATTAGAGCCGATTTTCATTATGGCAAAAAATAGACCAAACGAGGAGAACGATAAAAAATGA
- a CDS encoding YtnP family quorum-quenching lactonase, whose amino-acid sequence MQTFQFHEMNLTWLDGGTTFLDGGTMFGVVPKVIWSKRYPTNEKNQIELPTHPILVQFEGHNILIDSGLGDGKLTERQLRNLGVSEQSRVEEDLAELGLAPEDIDTVLMTHLHGDHAAGLTKWQGEELVSTFPNAKIHVSAVEWNEMQHPNIRSRNTYWKENWQPIVDQVETFEGEKTLFDAITLIHTGGHSDGHSVIKMTSGHETILHMADIMPTHAHQNPLWVLAFDDYPMDSIYAKEKLMKEALENGYYFSFYHDAYYRILKWSTDGKEIVEALERKEKNL is encoded by the coding sequence ATGCAGACATTTCAATTTCACGAGATGAACTTAACTTGGCTTGATGGGGGCACGACTTTTTTGGACGGCGGTACGATGTTTGGGGTAGTACCAAAAGTCATTTGGTCAAAACGTTATCCAACCAATGAAAAAAATCAAATTGAATTACCAACACATCCTATACTTGTCCAGTTTGAAGGTCATAATATACTAATCGACAGCGGTCTTGGTGATGGCAAATTGACAGAGCGTCAGTTGCGGAACCTAGGTGTTTCTGAGCAGTCGCGAGTAGAAGAAGATTTGGCGGAGCTTGGGCTAGCACCTGAAGATATTGATACCGTCTTAATGACTCATCTTCACGGCGATCATGCAGCGGGGTTAACGAAATGGCAAGGCGAAGAGCTGGTGTCTACTTTTCCAAATGCTAAAATCCATGTATCAGCAGTAGAATGGAATGAAATGCAACATCCGAATATCCGCTCACGAAACACTTACTGGAAAGAAAATTGGCAACCTATTGTCGATCAAGTCGAAACTTTTGAAGGTGAAAAAACCTTGTTTGATGCTATCACGCTCATTCATACCGGAGGTCATTCAGATGGCCATAGTGTCATCAAAATGACTAGTGGCCATGAAACAATTTTGCATATGGCCGACATCATGCCAACTCACGCGCATCAAAATCCATTATGGGTGTTAGCTTTTGATGATTACCCGATGGATTCAATTTACGCAAAAGAAAAGCTGATGAAAGAAGCATTGGAAAACGGCTATTATTTTAGTTTTTATCACGATGCGTATTACCGCATTCTGAAGTGGAGTACAGACGGCAAAGAAATTGTCGAAGCACTAGAGCGGAAAGAAAAAAATCTATAA
- the ytpR gene encoding YtpR family tRNA-binding protein, with translation MNVFYNNEGIGDVLLVQLQTETPEKINPEQFGDITLIKDATGTIAGFNVFNASSYAELAEGQQVEVSEKLVTSLQNALAKNGVDFTLEVDFSPKFVIGFVEAKEKHPNADKLNVCQVVVGDEQLQIVCGAPNVEQGQKVVVAKVGAVMPSGMIIRDAELRGVASSGMICSAKELALPDAPDEKGILVLSDDAEIGSAFKVKA, from the coding sequence ATGAATGTATTTTATAACAACGAAGGAATTGGCGATGTGTTGCTCGTTCAACTGCAAACAGAAACTCCAGAAAAAATTAACCCAGAACAATTTGGGGATATCACATTGATCAAAGATGCAACGGGAACGATTGCTGGATTTAATGTATTCAACGCTTCAAGCTATGCAGAATTAGCTGAAGGCCAACAAGTAGAAGTGTCTGAAAAGCTTGTAACATCTTTGCAAAATGCACTAGCTAAAAATGGTGTTGATTTTACTCTTGAAGTCGATTTTTCACCAAAATTTGTTATTGGATTTGTAGAAGCTAAAGAAAAGCACCCGAATGCTGACAAATTGAATGTTTGCCAAGTAGTTGTTGGAGACGAGCAATTACAGATTGTCTGTGGTGCTCCAAACGTTGAGCAAGGACAAAAAGTTGTTGTGGCAAAAGTAGGAGCTGTAATGCCTTCAGGAATGATCATTCGTGATGCAGAACTTCGGGGAGTGGCATCGTCTGGAATGATTTGTTCGGCAAAAGAGCTAGCTTTACCAGATGCACCAGATGAAAAAGGAATTCTTGTCTTGTCTGATGATGCAGAAATCGGTTCAGCTTTCAAAGTAAAGGCGTGA
- the ytxJ gene encoding bacillithiol system redox-active protein YtxJ produces the protein MENLVHVDDLDSLKQAVGHNQHYWLFKHSSTCPVSAKAWNEYNEYSSLHPNQLFLYLVVQENRELSKAIEEITGVTHESPQLFHFTSQKMDWHASHDKIKSDSMKEFIF, from the coding sequence ATGGAAAACTTAGTGCATGTAGACGATTTAGACAGTCTAAAACAAGCAGTAGGGCATAATCAGCATTACTGGCTCTTCAAACACAGTAGTACGTGCCCAGTGTCTGCTAAAGCGTGGAATGAGTATAATGAGTACAGCTCGTTGCACCCGAATCAACTCTTTTTGTATTTAGTCGTTCAGGAAAATCGTGAACTTTCTAAAGCTATCGAAGAGATTACGGGAGTTACGCATGAGTCGCCACAATTGTTTCATTTTACAAGTCAAAAAATGGACTGGCACGCTTCACACGATAAAATTAAAAGTGATTCCATGAAAGAATTTA